The following are encoded together in the Juglans microcarpa x Juglans regia isolate MS1-56 chromosome 2D, Jm3101_v1.0, whole genome shotgun sequence genome:
- the LOC121250198 gene encoding probable inactive receptor kinase At2g26730, which produces MKVKQKQELNPLFLFFVVWLKNYPMAAVFEFGSLVFWFMSLLLMFSGRVNSEPTQDKQALLAFLNQTPHKNRVQWNSSGSACDWVGVECDANRSYVYHLRLPGVGLVGPIPPNTLGRLSGLRILSLRSNRLSGEIPSDFSNLTLLRSLYLQNNELSGQFPPSLTRLSRLTRLDLSFNNFTGPIPSSINKLTHLTGLLLENNSFSSTLPSITANLDTFNVSNNRLNGSIPETLEKFPESAFTGNLDLCGGPLRPCSSFFPSPAPSPSENPSQNPVRKKSKKLSTAAIVLIVLGSVVIAFLLLIFLLFCLKKRKRRQTDKSPKPPVTTRSVVAEAGTSSSKDDITGGSTEAERNKLVFFEGGVYSFDLEDLLRASAEVLGKGSVGTSYKAVLEEGTTVVVKRLKDVAVTKREFEMQMEVLGKIKHENVLPLRAFYYSKDEKLLVYDFMTAGSLSALLHGSRGSGRTPLDWDNRMKIALGTARGLAHLHVSGKVVHGNVKSSNILLRPDQDAAISDFGLNPLFGTSTPPNRITGYRAPEVVETRKVTFKSDVYSFGVLLLELLTGKAPNQASLGEEGIDLPRWVQSVVREEWTAEVFDVELMRYHNIEEEMVQLLQIAMACVSTVPDQRPAMQEVVRMMEDMNRGETDDGLRQSSDDPSKGSDGHTPPPESRTPPRVVTP; this is translated from the exons ATGAAAGTGAAACAGAAACAAGAGCTAAATCCattgtttttattctttgttgttTGGCTCAAGAATTACCCAATGGCTGCTGTTTTTGAGTTTGGGTCTCTGGTATTTTGGTTCATGTCGCTTCTACTCATGTTCAGTGGAAGAGTCAACTCGGAGCCGACCCAGGACAAACAAGCCCTCCTTGCTTTCCTCAACCAGACCCCACACAAGAACCGCGTGCAATGGAACTCGTCCGGGTCAGCGTGCGACTGGGTCGGAGTTGAGTGTGACGCGAACCGTTCCTATGTATACCATCTCCGGCTTCCTGGTGTCGGTCTTGTGGGCCCGATTCCGCCGAACACACTTGGTAGGCTGAGTGGGCTTCGAATCCTGAGTCTTCGCTCAAACCGCCTCTCCGGTGAGATCCCCTCCGATTTCTCTAATCTAACACTCCTCCGCAGCCTTTACCTCCAAAACAACGAGCTCTCCGGCCAGTTCCCACCCAGCTTGACCCGCTTATCTCGATTGACTCGTCTCGATCTCTCATTCAACAACTTCACGGGTCCAATCCCGTCCTCGATCAACAAACTCACCCACTTGACTGGTCTTCTTTTGGAAAACAACAGTTTCTCGAGTACATTGCCGAGCATTACAGCGAATTTGGATACATTTAACGTCTCTAACAACCGCCTCAACGGTTCGATCCCGGAAACGTTAGAGAAATTCCCTGAATCAGCATTTACCGGAAACTTGGATCTCTGTGGGGGACCACTACGGCCATGCAGCTCATTCTTTCCATCCCCAGCTCCGTCTCCATCGGAAAACCCAAGCCAGAACCCTGTCCGTAAAAAGTCCAAGAAGCTCTCCACAGCCGCAATAGTGTTAATCGTACTTGGTTCAGTGGTGATAGCCTTCCTTCTACTGATATTCCTCTTGTTCTGTCTCAAGAAACGAAAGCGTCGGCAGACAGATAAGTCGCCAAAGCCGCCAGTTACGACGCGTTCAGTGGTGGCAGAGGCAGGGACATCGTCGTCGAAGGACGACATCACGGGTGGGTCTACCGAGGCGGAGAGGAACAAGTTGGTGTTCTTTGAAGGTGGGGTTTATAGCTTTGACTTGGAGGACCTGCTGAGGGCGTCGGCCGAAGTTTTGGGGAAAGGAAGCGTGGGGACCTCGTACAAGGCGGTGTTGGAGGAAGGAACTACGGTGGTGGTGAAGAGGCTCAAAGATGTGGCGGTCACGAAGAGAGAGTTCGAGATGCAAATGGAGGTGCTAGGGAAGATCAAGCATGAGAATGTGCTTCCTCTCAGAGCGTTTTACTATTCCAAGGACGAGAAATTGCTTGTCTATGATTTCATGACTGCCGGGAGCTTGTCTGCGCTTCTCCACG GGAGTAGAGGGTCGGGCCGTACGCCACTGGACTGGGACAACAGAATGAAAATAGCATTGGGCACCGCAAGAGGTCTTGCCCACCTACACGTGTCGGGAAAGGTTGTCCACGGCAACGTTAAGTCCTCCAACATCCTCCTCCGACCGGACCAAGACGCGGCCATCTCGGACTTTGGACTCAACCCACTTTTCGGCACCTCGACCCCGCCCAACCGCATCACCGGTTATCGTGCGCCAGAGGTGGTGGAAACCCGAAAGGTGACCTTCAAATCCGACGTGTACAGTTTCGGGGTGCTACTGTTGGAGCTGTTGACGGGTAAAGCACCGAACCAGGCGTCGTTGGGGGAGGAGGGAATCGATCTTCCCCGGTGGGTGCAGTCGGTGGTCCGGGAAGAATGGACGGCGGAGGTGTTCGACGTTGAACTAATGAGGTACCACAACATCGAAGAGGAGATGGTGCAGTTGCTGCAAATAGCAATGGCGTGCGTTTCGACGGTACCGGATCAGAGACCGGCGATGCAAGAGGTGGTACGAATGATGGAGGATATGAATCGGGGAGAGACGGATGATGGGCTACGACAGTCGTCGGATGATCCGTCAAAAGGATCGGACGGTCATACGCCACCACCGGAGTCAAGGACCCCACCAAGAGTGGTCACACCTTAG